One window of Acidobacteriaceae bacterium genomic DNA carries:
- a CDS encoding TIGR00282 family metallophosphoesterase yields the protein MKILFVGDIFGSAGRHIAHEHIPHLVETHAVDLLIINGENAAGGFGLTPAIAEELFDLGAHVITTGNHIWDKKEIFEYIAVPENSDSRGRRVIRPANYAHGTPGFGFYQGTLPNGPAYAVINLQGRVFMSSCDDPFRKADDLLTEIRERSGARVILLDFHAEATSEKVALGWYLDGRVTAVLGTHTHIPTADERVLPNGTAFQTDVGMSGPYDSVIGVETEMVLKRFLTGMPGKFEAAKGNPKLCATLIDCDGATGRARSVQRIMLGE from the coding sequence GTGAAGATTCTGTTTGTAGGCGACATATTTGGCTCCGCCGGCCGCCACATTGCACATGAACACATCCCGCATCTGGTTGAAACACACGCGGTTGACCTCCTCATCATCAATGGCGAAAACGCCGCTGGCGGCTTCGGCCTCACACCGGCCATCGCCGAAGAGCTCTTCGACCTCGGCGCACACGTCATCACCACCGGCAACCACATCTGGGACAAGAAAGAGATCTTCGAATACATCGCAGTTCCTGAAAACTCTGACTCGCGCGGTCGCCGCGTCATTCGTCCTGCGAACTATGCGCATGGCACGCCCGGCTTCGGCTTCTACCAGGGAACACTGCCCAACGGCCCCGCCTACGCGGTCATTAATCTGCAAGGCCGGGTCTTCATGTCCTCCTGCGACGATCCCTTTCGCAAAGCCGACGACCTCCTTACTGAAATCCGCGAGAGGTCCGGCGCGCGCGTCATCCTCCTTGATTTCCACGCCGAGGCCACCAGCGAAAAGGTCGCGCTCGGCTGGTATCTCGACGGCCGCGTCACCGCCGTGCTCGGCACACACACCCACATTCCCACCGCTGATGAACGTGTGCTTCCCAACGGCACCGCCTTTCAGACCGATGTCGGCATGTCCGGCCCTTACGACTCCGTCATCGGCGTCGAGACCGAGATGGTTCTCAAGCGCTTCCTCACCGGCATGCCCGGCAAGTTCGAAGCCGCCAAGGGCAACCCGAAACTCTGCGCCACACTCATCGATTGCGACGGCGCAACCGGCCGCGCCCGTTCCGTTCAGCGCATCATGCTCGGCGAGTAG
- a CDS encoding PLP-dependent aminotransferase family protein yields the protein MIDLVWNFPLLPGQQEMWSRYLEAALAESGSQSVESLRPSFRTVEPKLRERAARWLGYPLSRVWVTCGGHHGTLNSLMASGLAGTRVAVEGNTYPGFLDQCWMTKTSVVACLVDDEGIVPEALRELCERKRQELEPVHGIFTMPTVQNPLGFVTPEQRRVEIVEIARQFQLTIIEDDAYGFMEENAPPSYADLAPERTYYVRGLAKSLAPGARTGFLIAPENAAASIEASLRCTATGTDVPQNMAALKMCEEGVLDELIKAKRAEGRERNKAARASLGRLCAPGAAAAWHVWVRLPEDVEPSDIEGAIKSEGVIVTNGQWCAAAPEYRHGLRLALGAEVERARALEGVARVAGVLEGFMKQAQRQEMGYTKRMA from the coding sequence ATGATCGACCTGGTGTGGAACTTCCCCCTTCTACCCGGTCAGCAGGAGATGTGGTCGCGCTATCTGGAGGCAGCCTTGGCTGAGTCTGGATCGCAGTCTGTGGAGTCTTTGCGGCCGTCGTTTCGAACTGTTGAGCCGAAGCTGCGGGAGCGGGCGGCGCGGTGGCTCGGATACCCGTTGAGTCGTGTGTGGGTGACGTGCGGCGGACATCATGGAACGCTGAATTCGCTGATGGCGTCCGGGCTGGCAGGAACGCGCGTCGCTGTCGAGGGCAACACGTATCCGGGATTTTTGGATCAGTGCTGGATGACGAAGACGTCGGTGGTCGCGTGTCTTGTGGATGACGAGGGCATTGTGCCGGAGGCGTTGCGGGAACTATGCGAGCGCAAGCGGCAGGAGCTGGAGCCGGTGCACGGGATCTTCACGATGCCGACGGTGCAGAATCCGCTAGGGTTTGTGACGCCGGAGCAGCGGCGCGTGGAGATTGTGGAGATTGCGCGCCAGTTTCAGCTGACGATCATCGAGGACGACGCATACGGGTTTATGGAGGAGAATGCTCCGCCGAGTTATGCGGACCTCGCGCCGGAGCGCACCTATTATGTGCGCGGATTGGCGAAGAGCCTGGCGCCGGGTGCGAGGACGGGATTTCTGATTGCGCCGGAGAATGCGGCAGCGTCGATTGAGGCGTCGTTGCGCTGCACGGCGACGGGCACGGATGTGCCCCAGAATATGGCCGCGCTGAAGATGTGCGAAGAGGGCGTACTTGATGAGTTGATTAAGGCGAAGCGCGCAGAGGGGCGCGAGCGCAACAAGGCCGCGCGTGCTTCGCTGGGAAGACTGTGCGCGCCGGGAGCCGCGGCGGCCTGGCATGTATGGGTGCGGCTGCCGGAGGATGTTGAGCCGAGCGATATCGAGGGCGCGATCAAATCAGAAGGTGTGATCGTGACGAACGGGCAGTGGTGCGCGGCGGCGCCGGAGTACAGGCATGGGCTGCGGCTGGCGCTTGGCGCAGAAGTGGAGCGCGCGCGGGCGCTGGAGGGGGTCGCGCGGGTGGCTGGGGTGCTGGAAGGTTTTATGAAACAGGCGCAGCGGCAAGAGATGGGCTACACGAAGAGAATGGCGTGA
- the lysS gene encoding lysine--tRNA ligase, protein MSQFESEFERNLYAQRQEKLREISAIGQRLGLTTAESIYPNRFPAADEPIPFAHIPDLLARYDSESAPVSAETLEAEHPEFAVAGRIMSIRLQGKAGFAHLQQGGKRLQIYVRKDDVGEDIFALYKLLDLGDHIGVRGHLMRTRTGELTLKALPAGSKPAISFLSKAMIALPDKYHGLEDVELRYRQRYVDLIMNSGTLAKQEQATNPGAPPTRSPGILSADKKAVILSEGSLREPESKNPATADPTAAAEPISTTNAEPESPRNVRDVFVKRAAILRAIRRFFDDRGYLEVETPMMHTIAGGAAARPFRTHHNALDIGLSLRIAPELYLKRLVVGGLDRVYEINRNFRNEGVSTQHNPEFTMLEFYQAYANYHDLMDLTQELITTVAKEVNGTAITNFNGNEIDLSKWQKLSMREAIVKFWPKNFGTAPTEKSFDTIENVRALYLQLLAGDFNIGHPDYGPSAGNLGKLIAELFEFLAEEHLIQPTIIYDFPLAVSPLSKVKPDEPDWVERFEFYIGGFEVGNAFSELNDPDDQRRRFEDQLKERDRGDDEAHQMDEDYVRALSFGLPPTAGEGIGIDRLTMILTGARSIRDVILFPLMRPINKTVADEDEGDGHTHGESAE, encoded by the coding sequence TTGTCCCAGTTTGAAAGTGAATTCGAACGAAATCTCTACGCACAGCGTCAGGAAAAGCTGCGCGAGATCTCCGCCATCGGCCAGCGCCTTGGCCTCACCACCGCCGAAAGCATCTATCCCAACCGCTTCCCTGCGGCCGACGAGCCCATCCCCTTCGCGCACATCCCCGACCTACTCGCGCGCTACGACTCCGAATCCGCGCCGGTCTCCGCAGAGACCCTCGAAGCTGAACATCCCGAGTTCGCCGTCGCCGGGCGCATTATGTCCATCCGCCTCCAGGGCAAGGCCGGCTTCGCGCATCTGCAACAAGGCGGCAAGCGGCTTCAGATTTACGTTCGCAAGGACGACGTCGGTGAGGACATCTTCGCGCTCTACAAACTGCTCGACCTCGGCGACCACATCGGCGTGCGCGGCCATCTCATGCGCACCCGCACGGGCGAGCTCACACTGAAAGCCCTGCCCGCCGGCAGCAAGCCCGCCATCAGCTTCCTCTCAAAAGCGATGATCGCGCTGCCCGACAAGTACCACGGCCTCGAGGACGTCGAACTCCGCTACCGCCAGCGCTACGTCGACCTCATCATGAATTCCGGCACGCTCGCAAAGCAGGAGCAGGCCACAAATCCGGGTGCCCCGCCCACACGAAGCCCAGGCATCCTGAGCGCTGACAAAAAAGCTGTCATTCTGAGCGAAGGCTCGCTCCGCGAGCCGGAGTCGAAGAACCCCGCGACCGCTGACCCCACCGCGGCAGCAGAACCCATTTCCACCACGAACGCCGAACCCGAATCTCCCCGTAACGTCCGCGACGTCTTCGTCAAACGCGCCGCGATCCTCCGCGCCATCCGCCGCTTCTTCGACGACCGCGGCTACCTCGAAGTCGAAACGCCGATGATGCACACCATCGCCGGCGGCGCCGCGGCGCGTCCCTTCCGCACGCACCACAACGCGCTCGATATCGGCCTCTCGCTTCGCATCGCGCCCGAACTCTACCTCAAGCGGCTCGTCGTCGGTGGGCTGGATCGTGTCTACGAAATTAACCGAAACTTCCGCAACGAGGGCGTCAGCACGCAGCACAACCCCGAATTCACCATGCTCGAGTTCTATCAGGCCTACGCCAATTACCACGACTTGATGGACCTCACTCAGGAGCTCATCACCACCGTCGCGAAGGAAGTGAACGGAACTGCGATCACGAACTTCAACGGCAACGAGATCGATCTGAGCAAGTGGCAGAAGCTCTCGATGCGTGAGGCGATCGTTAAGTTCTGGCCGAAAAATTTTGGGACGGCACCAACGGAGAAGTCGTTTGACACGATTGAAAATGTTCGCGCTCTCTATCTCCAACTGCTCGCGGGCGACTTCAACATCGGCCATCCAGACTACGGTCCATCAGCCGGCAATTTGGGAAAGCTTATTGCAGAGCTGTTCGAGTTCCTTGCCGAAGAACACCTCATCCAACCCACCATCATTTACGACTTCCCGCTTGCCGTCTCTCCTCTCAGCAAGGTCAAGCCCGACGAGCCCGACTGGGTCGAGCGCTTCGAGTTCTACATCGGCGGCTTCGAAGTCGGCAACGCCTTCTCCGAGCTCAACGACCCCGACGACCAGCGCCGCCGCTTCGAAGATCAACTGAAAGAACGCGACCGCGGCGACGATGAAGCCCATCAGATGGACGAGGACTACGTTCGCGCTCTCAGCTTCGGTCTCCCACCGACAGCAGGCGAAGGCATCGGCATCGACCGTCTCACCATGATCCTCACCGGCGCGCGCTCCATCCGAGATGTCATCCTCTTCCCACTCATGCGTCCGATCAACAAAACAGTCGCTGATGAAGACGAAGGAGATGGCCACACGCACGGCGAGTCCGCCGAGTAA
- a CDS encoding AtpZ/AtpI family protein, whose product MADDGQKQKGGGIFGSLVQAESMVQLALALPAGCLIGWFIGMLLDHHFHTDWIQIVGIIVGAIAGFVQIFQTASKFMKKGN is encoded by the coding sequence ATGGCGGATGATGGACAGAAGCAGAAAGGCGGCGGGATTTTCGGCAGCCTGGTGCAGGCGGAGTCGATGGTTCAGCTTGCGCTGGCGCTGCCGGCGGGCTGCCTGATTGGATGGTTCATCGGGATGCTGCTGGACCATCACTTCCATACGGATTGGATCCAGATTGTTGGGATTATTGTGGGGGCGATCGCCGGGTTTGTGCAGATCTTCCAGACGGCGTCGAAGTTTATGAAGAAGGGCAATTAG
- a CDS encoding ATP synthase subunit I, with the protein MELAGLTDEDVRQTMLRALRLLAIIAVAGVSLAWWKLGWQSALLLAVGAVISATGLWEWMRLMAVVISRMDAGAEPRPVGTVLVGFFMRLGIALVALYVSLKYLDGSVYALAAGLALGMVALTIEALRLVRSWTV; encoded by the coding sequence GTGGAACTGGCGGGACTGACCGACGAGGATGTGCGGCAGACGATGTTGCGCGCGCTGCGTCTGCTGGCGATCATCGCAGTGGCCGGAGTATCGCTGGCGTGGTGGAAGCTGGGCTGGCAGAGCGCGTTGCTGCTGGCGGTGGGGGCTGTGATTTCGGCGACCGGCCTGTGGGAGTGGATGCGGCTGATGGCGGTGGTGATCAGCCGCATGGATGCCGGCGCGGAGCCGCGTCCGGTGGGCACCGTGCTGGTGGGTTTCTTCATGCGGCTGGGGATCGCTCTTGTGGCTCTGTATGTTAGTCTTAAGTATCTGGATGGTTCTGTTTACGCGCTTGCCGCGGGCCTCGCATTGGGCATGGTTGCCCTGACAATTGAGGCGCTGAGGCTGGTGAGATCGTGGACAGTTTAG
- the atpB gene encoding F0F1 ATP synthase subunit A, protein MPTQLLFTRLLNHFFARQVDGLLAVFHVTPAYANAPITNAVAMELLVFLILLVYFVLVRASLSVEKPNGLQHLAELLNEGVEEQSEAIIGHGYERFTSYLTALFLFILLCNLVGLIPGLESPTANPSVPLGFAVVTFLYYHYHGIRVNKGAYIKQFLGPVWWLYWLLFPIEIISHFARILSLTVRLYANMFAGDLLTIAFFSLVPIGVPLVFLGLHLGVAIVQAYVFAVLGAIYLGLAVAHEH, encoded by the coding sequence ATGCCGACTCAGCTTTTGTTCACGCGTCTTTTGAACCACTTCTTTGCCCGCCAGGTGGACGGGCTGCTCGCTGTTTTTCACGTCACTCCGGCCTATGCGAACGCTCCGATTACGAATGCAGTAGCGATGGAGCTGCTGGTGTTTCTGATCCTGCTGGTTTACTTCGTGCTCGTGCGGGCTTCGCTGAGCGTGGAGAAGCCGAACGGACTGCAGCATCTCGCGGAGTTGCTGAATGAGGGAGTCGAGGAGCAGAGCGAGGCCATCATCGGTCACGGGTATGAGCGCTTTACGAGCTATCTGACGGCGCTCTTCCTGTTCATCCTGCTGTGCAATCTGGTGGGTTTGATTCCGGGACTGGAGTCGCCCACGGCGAATCCCTCCGTGCCGCTCGGTTTTGCGGTCGTGACTTTTCTGTACTACCACTACCACGGTATCCGCGTGAACAAGGGCGCGTACATCAAGCAGTTCCTTGGACCCGTGTGGTGGCTGTACTGGCTGCTGTTCCCGATCGAGATCATCTCGCACTTCGCGCGTATCCTCTCGCTCACGGTTCGTCTTTACGCGAACATGTTCGCCGGCGACCTGCTGACGATCGCGTTCTTCTCGCTGGTGCCCATTGGTGTTCCGCTGGTGTTCCTCGGACTGCACCTTGGCGTTGCGATTGTGCAGGCGTATGTGTTCGCGGTGCTTGGAGCGATCTACCTTGGGCTGGCTGTCGCGCACGAGCATTAG
- a CDS encoding ATP synthase F0 subunit C, whose translation MRKLQYLFMSLAAMLIASPAFAQATGQYSPASQWVPLAAGLGMALAAGLCGLGQGRATASSAEALARNPGARPGIFLFLILGLAFIESLALFTFVIIFLKVHA comes from the coding sequence ATGCGTAAGCTGCAATATCTCTTTATGTCACTGGCCGCGATGCTGATTGCCTCGCCGGCCTTCGCGCAGGCGACGGGGCAGTACAGCCCGGCGTCGCAGTGGGTTCCACTGGCGGCGGGCCTGGGAATGGCCTTGGCGGCCGGACTCTGCGGTCTCGGACAGGGACGCGCAACGGCCTCGTCGGCCGAGGCGCTGGCCCGCAACCCCGGCGCACGCCCTGGAATCTTTCTCTTCCTGATTCTCGGCCTCGCGTTCATCGAGTCGCTGGCGCTGTTCACCTTCGTCATCATCTTCTTGAAGGTTCACGCCTAA
- a CDS encoding NADH-quinone oxidoreductase subunit N yields MPTSLLSVLPEVILVVAGVIIMLAEPTIAPGRSRKPLGWLAILGTLGAGAATVYQHSLFGQFQWRTISAFYGTVQIDDFSVFFHLLIAAIVLVTLLATLDYFDGTPNSHAGEFYALMLFGASGMMFMTCSVELLMVFIGLEISSISTYIMAGFRKGQATASESSLKYFLLGSFATAFFLYGIALCFGATGSTSIAAIHNGIATTTTPHLAILAIAMVLIGLGFKVSLAPFHVWTPDVYQGAPAPVVGMMSTAPKAAAFAVLLRFLFNGMPALRPHWIALIEILAVASMCIGNLGALVQRDVKRLLAYSSIAHAGYLLVAFSSTRENAISAALFYTAAYAAMNVGAFLVLTAASGYSEESRTIDDYTGLALHRPGLAALLSFFLISLIGIPFTGGFFGKFYSFTAAMYTGHVWLAVIGLLNSGIACFYYLRLLAALYTRPVTATESTLPTRKVAIPAGIALAATALATLFLGIAPGRVLHLTQRSTPVTLPVTPAPNPEAVQTPATGE; encoded by the coding sequence ATGCCCACATCGCTCCTGTCCGTTCTTCCCGAAGTCATCCTTGTCGTGGCGGGCGTGATCATCATGCTCGCCGAACCAACGATCGCTCCCGGCCGCTCGCGCAAACCGCTCGGTTGGCTCGCAATCCTCGGCACACTCGGCGCCGGCGCTGCGACCGTCTACCAGCACAGCCTCTTCGGCCAGTTCCAGTGGCGCACGATCAGCGCGTTCTACGGCACCGTGCAGATCGACGACTTCTCGGTCTTCTTCCACCTGCTCATCGCCGCAATCGTTCTCGTCACGCTGCTCGCCACACTCGACTACTTCGATGGCACGCCCAATTCCCACGCCGGTGAGTTCTATGCGCTGATGCTCTTCGGCGCGAGCGGCATGATGTTCATGACCTGCTCGGTCGAACTGCTAATGGTCTTCATCGGGCTCGAGATCTCCTCGATCTCCACCTACATCATGGCCGGCTTCCGCAAAGGCCAGGCCACTGCATCGGAGTCTTCGCTGAAGTACTTCCTGCTTGGCAGCTTCGCGACGGCATTCTTCCTCTACGGCATCGCGCTCTGCTTCGGCGCGACCGGTTCCACCTCAATCGCCGCGATCCACAACGGCATCGCAACCACCACCACACCCCACCTCGCGATCCTTGCGATCGCAATGGTGCTGATCGGCCTCGGCTTCAAGGTGTCCCTCGCTCCGTTTCACGTCTGGACTCCTGACGTCTACCAGGGCGCTCCCGCTCCTGTCGTCGGCATGATGTCTACCGCCCCAAAGGCTGCTGCCTTCGCTGTGCTTTTGCGCTTCCTCTTCAACGGCATGCCCGCTCTTCGGCCGCACTGGATTGCGCTTATCGAGATCCTTGCTGTCGCCAGCATGTGCATCGGCAATCTCGGCGCGCTCGTACAGCGTGACGTCAAGCGCCTGCTCGCTTACTCCTCCATCGCGCATGCCGGGTATCTGCTCGTCGCTTTCAGCTCCACACGCGAAAACGCCATCTCCGCCGCGCTCTTCTATACCGCTGCCTACGCCGCGATGAATGTAGGCGCGTTCCTCGTCCTTACAGCCGCTTCAGGCTACAGCGAAGAGTCGCGCACGATCGACGACTACACTGGACTCGCGTTGCACCGGCCAGGCCTCGCCGCCCTGCTCAGCTTCTTCCTCATCTCCCTGATTGGGATTCCTTTTACCGGCGGATTCTTTGGCAAGTTCTATTCGTTTACAGCAGCCATGTACACGGGCCATGTGTGGCTCGCGGTCATCGGACTTCTCAACTCCGGCATCGCGTGCTTCTACTACCTGCGTCTGCTCGCGGCCCTGTACACGCGGCCGGTAACTGCGACTGAATCCACGCTCCCCACGCGCAAGGTCGCGATTCCTGCGGGCATCGCGCTTGCGGCCACTGCGCTCGCAACGTTGTTCCTCGGGATCGCTCCTGGCCGGGTGCTGCATCTCACTCAACGCTCGACTCCGGTCACGCTCCCCGTCACACCGGCGCCCAATCCAGAAGCCGTCCAGACGCCTGCAACCGGCGAGTAA
- a CDS encoding NADH-quinone oxidoreductase subunit M: protein MNLDHSILTLLILTPLVGAIIVALIPDREEGSKLHHIVALVVTLLTLAFALHLPAHFDYASFGRFQFEQNADWIASPAIRYHLGVDGLSMWLVVLAGVLAPLGVLCSWNAIRSRSRLFFTLFLLQQVAMIGIFVSLDLFLYYGFWELSLVPMALLIATFGRTENRRRAAIKFFLYTFIPSALLLVGMIWLYAQTGTFDLPTLQTLAQQHAISTNGSALLLCSLAFLFAFGVKVPIFPLHGWLSDAVQEAPTAAVMVIAGKLGLYSILRFSFSIFPDQSRQLAPLLIALGAIGIVYGALIALVQTDLKKLASFATLSANSFIVLGIFTFTISGLDGGTYQILNESLIGAALFILLGLLYERYGTYDMRDYGGLAARHPWMVTFFVITGLAAVGLPMLSGFVGEFLILSGAMQTFVAHHVLWTVVGTTGVIFSAAYMLWMIQRVFYGSLGLRPEEVPGWDISAREHVELWPLALLFLVMGVFSPYWTKGIQTYTTSIASRQTQPLPGTSAVDRPEAQPTGFVDPNLGAAALGKQAPAINKGAHY from the coding sequence ATGAATCTCGACCATTCCATTCTTACGCTGCTTATCCTCACGCCATTAGTCGGCGCGATCATCGTCGCGCTAATTCCGGACCGCGAGGAAGGCTCGAAGCTACACCACATCGTCGCGCTTGTCGTCACGCTTCTTACGCTGGCGTTCGCGCTGCACCTGCCGGCGCACTTCGATTACGCGAGTTTCGGCCGCTTCCAGTTTGAGCAAAACGCCGATTGGATCGCATCTCCTGCAATCCGCTATCACCTTGGCGTCGACGGCCTGTCGATGTGGCTAGTTGTGCTCGCCGGCGTACTGGCTCCGCTGGGCGTGCTTTGCTCGTGGAACGCGATCCGCTCGCGCTCGCGCCTCTTCTTCACTCTGTTCCTGCTCCAGCAGGTCGCGATGATCGGCATCTTCGTCTCGCTCGACCTGTTCCTCTATTACGGTTTCTGGGAACTCTCGCTCGTTCCCATGGCGCTGCTCATCGCAACTTTCGGCCGTACCGAGAACCGCCGCCGCGCTGCCATCAAGTTCTTCCTCTACACCTTCATTCCGTCTGCACTGCTGCTCGTCGGAATGATCTGGCTGTACGCGCAGACCGGCACGTTCGATCTGCCAACCTTGCAGACGCTCGCTCAGCAGCACGCGATCTCGACAAACGGGTCCGCTCTCCTGCTCTGCTCACTTGCGTTCCTTTTCGCCTTCGGCGTGAAGGTGCCGATCTTCCCGCTGCACGGCTGGTTATCTGACGCCGTGCAGGAGGCCCCCACGGCCGCCGTCATGGTGATTGCGGGCAAACTCGGGCTTTATTCCATCCTTCGCTTCAGCTTCAGCATCTTCCCGGATCAATCCCGGCAGCTCGCTCCTCTGCTCATCGCCCTCGGCGCCATCGGCATCGTCTACGGCGCACTCATTGCTCTGGTCCAGACTGACCTGAAGAAGCTCGCCTCGTTCGCCACGCTCAGCGCTAACAGCTTCATTGTGCTCGGCATCTTCACCTTCACCATCTCCGGTCTCGACGGCGGCACGTACCAGATTCTCAACGAGTCACTCATTGGCGCTGCGCTCTTCATTCTTCTGGGCCTGCTTTATGAGCGTTACGGCACCTACGACATGCGCGACTACGGCGGCCTCGCGGCGCGTCATCCGTGGATGGTGACCTTCTTCGTCATCACCGGACTCGCGGCCGTCGGCCTCCCGATGCTCTCCGGCTTCGTCGGCGAGTTCCTGATCCTCTCCGGCGCGATGCAGACCTTCGTCGCCCACCATGTACTCTGGACCGTCGTCGGCACCACGGGCGTGATCTTCTCAGCCGCATACATGCTCTGGATGATTCAGCGCGTCTTTTACGGCTCGCTGGGACTCCGGCCTGAGGAAGTTCCTGGCTGGGACATTAGCGCCCGCGAGCACGTAGAGCTCTGGCCGCTGGCCCTGCTCTTCCTCGTCATGGGCGTGTTCTCGCCTTACTGGACGAAGGGGATCCAGACCTACACAACTTCAATTGCCTCTCGCCAGACTCAGCCGCTTCCGGGCACGTCTGCCGTGGACAGACCAGAGGCACAGCCCACCGGCTTTGTCGATCCCAACCTCGGCGCGGCCGCGCTCGGCAAACAGGCTCCGGCCATCAATAAAGGAGCCCACTACTAA
- the nuoL gene encoding NADH-quinone oxidoreductase subunit L, translating into MNDTLLWLIPTLPFAGFLINGTLGRRFPRALVSTVALLFTLVPALIVLKLWLYMKSAGAPDHFTLTGAPWIAISGFQVNFAFAIDHLTLIMLGVVTGVGFLIHVYSVGYMAEEEGYWRFFAYLNLFMFFMLVLVLASSFLLLFVGWEGVGLASYLLIGFYFKRDSAANAGKKAFIVNRIGDFGFLLAMFLLIAHFGSLDFANVFGQVNSAPGLTGGFLTAICLLLFVGAAGKSAQIPLYIWLPDAMEGPTPVSALIHAATMVTAGVYMVARCHVLFDRSPFTLAVVAIIGCATAFFAATIGTVQHDIKRVLAYSTVSQLGYMFLGCGVAAYSAGIFHLMTHAFFKALLFLAAGSVIHALSGEQDMRNMGGLRKRIPITFWTMTAAVFAICGVFPFAGFYSKDEILYQTFIRGGALGYTLWAVGLITAGITSFYMFRLWFKTFFGEPRFDEAALAHGHGAHADHDEDLAPVHLHRDTHAVMLAEPEGPEHDKAQAAHPHGVHESPAVMWVPLAILAILSIIGGWVGVPAALGGHNEFEHFLEPVFATGAATVLPAPATSHALELSLAAISLLVVAIGFFVAYIFYYRKPGTAAALAARFHGLYSLLDHKYWVDEIYGRLIVSPLLMLSRIVLGGLVDGIVVQGSAATLAGGTRGLGWLARRMQSGNIRSYAGWLAFGAAVVIAIVLFVVATQPTHAITLTR; encoded by the coding sequence ATGAACGATACCCTGCTCTGGCTCATACCGACTCTTCCCTTCGCCGGCTTCCTTATCAACGGAACGCTCGGCCGCAGGTTTCCGCGGGCGCTTGTCTCGACCGTGGCACTGCTCTTCACGCTGGTGCCTGCACTCATCGTTTTGAAGCTGTGGCTGTACATGAAATCGGCTGGGGCGCCGGATCACTTTACGTTGACGGGCGCGCCGTGGATCGCCATCAGCGGTTTCCAGGTCAATTTCGCCTTTGCGATCGACCACCTCACGCTGATCATGCTCGGCGTCGTCACTGGCGTAGGGTTCCTGATTCACGTCTATTCGGTGGGCTACATGGCTGAGGAAGAAGGCTACTGGCGCTTCTTCGCGTACCTCAACCTCTTTATGTTCTTCATGCTGGTGCTCGTGCTCGCATCCAGCTTCCTTTTGCTCTTCGTTGGGTGGGAGGGCGTCGGCCTAGCGTCCTACCTGCTCATCGGCTTCTACTTCAAGCGCGACTCCGCTGCAAACGCCGGCAAGAAAGCCTTCATCGTCAACCGCATCGGCGACTTCGGCTTCCTGCTTGCAATGTTTCTGCTCATCGCGCACTTCGGCTCCCTCGATTTCGCCAACGTCTTTGGCCAGGTCAACTCCGCTCCCGGTCTCACGGGGGGCTTCCTCACCGCCATCTGCCTTTTGCTCTTTGTCGGAGCAGCCGGGAAATCCGCCCAGATCCCGCTGTACATCTGGTTGCCCGATGCGATGGAAGGCCCCACACCGGTTTCCGCTCTGATCCATGCGGCGACCATGGTCACGGCCGGCGTTTACATGGTCGCGCGCTGCCATGTGCTGTTCGATCGCTCGCCCTTCACGCTCGCAGTCGTCGCCATCATTGGCTGCGCTACAGCGTTTTTCGCTGCCACTATCGGCACCGTGCAGCACGACATCAAGCGTGTGCTCGCCTACTCCACCGTCTCGCAGCTCGGCTACATGTTCCTTGGCTGCGGCGTAGCAGCGTACTCCGCCGGCATCTTCCACCTGATGACGCACGCCTTCTTCAAGGCGCTGCTCTTCCTTGCGGCCGGCTCGGTCATTCATGCGCTAAGCGGCGAGCAGGATATGCGCAACATGGGCGGCTTGCGCAAGCGCATCCCTATCACCTTCTGGACCATGACCGCTGCGGTTTTCGCCATCTGCGGCGTCTTTCCCTTCGCCGGCTTCTACTCCAAGGACGAGATCCTCTACCAGACCTTCATCCGCGGGGGCGCGCTCGGCTACACGCTCTGGGCCGTCGGCCTCATTACCGCCGGCATCACCTCGTTCTACATGTTCCGCCTCTGGTTCAAGACGTTTTTCGGTGAGCCGCGTTTCGACGAAGCCGCACTCGCTCACGGCCACGGCGCACATGCGGATCACGACGAGGACCTCGCTCCCGTCCACCTCCACCGCGACACCCACGCCGTCATGCTCGCCGAACCCGAGGGGCCCGAGCACGACAAAGCTCAGGCCGCACATCCGCACGGTGTCCATGAGTCGCCTGCCGTCATGTGGGTCCCGCTCGCTATCCTCGCCATCCTCTCCATCATCGGCGGCTGGGTCGGCGTCCCTGCCGCACTCGGCGGCCATAACGAGTTCGAGCACTTCCTGGAGCCCGTCTTCGCCACGGGTGCGGCCACTGTGCTCCCCGCGCCCGCAACTTCGCACGCGCTCGAGCTTTCGCTCGCTGCCATCTCACTGCTCGTCGTCGCTATCGGCTTCTTCGTCGCCTACATCTTCTACTACCGGAAGCCGGGCACCGCTGCAGCACTCGCCGCACGCTTCCATGGCCTCTACTCTCTGCTCGATCACAAGTACTGGGTGGATGAGATCTACGGCCGTCTGATCGTCTCGCCGCTGCTCATGCTCTCGCGCATCGTTCTCGGCGGTCTGGTTGATGGAATCGTCGTGCAAGGAAGTGCTGCAACGCTGGCCGGCGGCACCCGCGGGCTCGGCTGGCTTGCCCGCCGCATGCAGTCCGGAAACATTCGCTCCTACGCAGGATGGCTGGCGTTCGGAGCCGCCGTCGTCATCGCTATCGTTCTCTTCGTCGTCGCCACCCAACCTACGCACGCCATCACACTGACTCGATGA